The following proteins are co-located in the Paenibacillus sp. JNUCC32 genome:
- a CDS encoding sulfurtransferase TusA family protein, with translation MTAIESNMKLDAKGLACPMPIVRTKKAMKDLEAGYVLEVEATDKGSKADMQAWAESTGHQYLGTIEEGDVLKHYLRKSSGEETAERSYPHVASNDQLEEKLASGAPIIVLDVREAAEFAFRHIRNAVSIPLGELDERMVELNKEDEIYVICRTGTRSDLAAQKLSAKGYASIINVVPGMSGWRGETLGLDDGADA, from the coding sequence ATGACAGCAATTGAATCGAATATGAAGCTGGACGCTAAGGGGCTGGCATGCCCGATGCCCATCGTCCGCACGAAAAAAGCGATGAAGGATCTTGAAGCCGGTTATGTGCTGGAGGTAGAGGCAACCGACAAAGGTTCCAAGGCCGACATGCAGGCATGGGCGGAAAGCACGGGCCATCAATATCTCGGTACGATTGAAGAGGGGGATGTGCTGAAGCACTATCTTCGCAAATCGTCAGGGGAAGAAACGGCAGAACGAAGCTATCCACATGTAGCGTCTAATGATCAGCTGGAGGAGAAACTTGCGTCCGGAGCGCCAATCATCGTCCTGGATGTGAGGGAAGCGGCGGAGTTTGCTTTCAGGCATATTCGCAATGCCGTATCGATTCCGCTTGGCGAACTGGATGAACGCATGGTCGAGCTGAACAAAGAGGATGAAATCTATGTCATCTGCCGTACCGGGACAAGGAGCGACCTCGCTGCGCAAAAGCTCTCAGCTAAAGGCTATGCAAGCATTATAAACGTGGTGCCGGGCATGAGCGGCTGGAGAGGTGAAACATTGGGCTTGGATGATGGCGCAGATGCTTAA
- a CDS encoding rhodanese-like domain-containing protein, with amino-acid sequence MREISPKDLERMLSDGTAVNIIDVREAEEVAEGKIPGAVNIPLGLIEFRKQDLDRSKEYIMVCRSGGRSGRAAEYLEGQGYHVVNMTGGMLAWEGKTE; translated from the coding sequence ATGAGAGAAATTTCTCCAAAAGATCTAGAGCGGATGTTGAGTGACGGGACAGCCGTGAATATCATTGATGTGCGAGAAGCGGAAGAAGTCGCGGAAGGGAAAATTCCGGGCGCCGTCAACATTCCCCTCGGTCTGATTGAATTCCGCAAGCAGGATCTTGATCGGTCGAAAGAATATATCATGGTATGCCGTTCCGGCGGCCGCAGCGGCCGTGCAGCTGAATATTTGGAAGGCCAAGGCTATCACGTCGTCAATATGACGGGCGGCATGCTCGCATGGGAGGGCAAAACAGAATAA
- a CDS encoding rhodanese-like domain-containing protein gives MDILNVLFIALIILFVVWRILPAKGVRQITAAQLNHELKDANANKQFIDVRTPGEFKGNHIQGFRNIPLDQLLLSSESLSKEREVVLICQSGMRSNKASKTLKKSGFEKVTNVKGGMNAWS, from the coding sequence ATGGATATTCTCAATGTATTGTTCATAGCACTTATCATTCTGTTTGTCGTTTGGAGAATTCTCCCGGCCAAAGGAGTCAGGCAAATTACCGCGGCTCAGCTAAACCATGAGCTGAAGGATGCCAATGCGAACAAGCAGTTCATCGATGTCCGGACGCCGGGAGAATTCAAGGGAAATCACATTCAGGGTTTCCGCAATATTCCGCTGGATCAGCTCTTGTTGAGCAGCGAGTCGCTCTCCAAAGAAAGGGAAGTGGTATTGATCTGCCAAAGCGGTATGCGAAGCAACAAAGCCAGCAAAACATTAAAGAAATCAGGCTTTGAGAAGGTAACGAATGTGAAAGGCGGCATGAATGCCTGGTCGTAA
- a CDS encoding sulfurtransferase TusA family protein: protein MNADKLLDVKGLACPMPIVKTKKQMKEMEQGQVLEIHATDQGAKSDLTAWAKSTGNEMLEHQEDGGVLKFWIKKG from the coding sequence ATGAACGCGGATAAACTATTGGACGTTAAAGGCTTGGCCTGTCCCATGCCGATCGTGAAAACGAAGAAACAGATGAAAGAAATGGAACAAGGTCAAGTGCTTGAGATTCATGCAACGGATCAAGGCGCGAAGAGCGATTTGACGGCTTGGGCCAAATCGACGGGCAACGAGATGCTGGAACATCAAGAGGATGGCGGCGTGCTGAAGTTTTGGATTAAGAAGGGATAA
- a CDS encoding metal-sensitive transcriptional regulator has protein sequence MDYNDQMKNRVKRIEGQLRGILKMMEENQDCKEVITQLSATRTAIDRTIGVVVSSNLVECVQQAAETGQDTEKLVVEAVNLLVKSR, from the coding sequence ATGGATTACAATGATCAGATGAAGAATCGGGTGAAACGCATTGAAGGGCAGCTGCGCGGCATTCTGAAAATGATGGAGGAGAACCAGGATTGCAAGGAAGTGATCACCCAGCTGTCTGCGACGCGGACGGCGATCGATCGGACGATCGGCGTTGTCGTCAGCTCAAATCTTGTGGAATGCGTACAGCAGGCCGCAGAGACCGGGCAGGATACGGAGAAGCTTGTGGTTGAAGCGGTAAATCTGCTAGTTAAGAGCAGATAA
- a CDS encoding CoA-disulfide reductase → MGKKIVIVGGVAGGASAAARLRRLDESSAIVLVERGEYISFANCGLPYYIGETITDRNKLMVQTVPGLSRRYELDIRNLSEVTSILRDKKMVTIKNLATGETYTESYDYLILSPGAKPVVPDIPGLSEARNVFTLRNIPDTDRIKRYVDEVQPKEAVIVGGGFIGLEMAENLADRGVQVTVVEMANQVMAPLDYEMAAIVQSHLKEKKVRLILEDGVEAFHDGGQQIELSSGKRISTEMTLLSIGVRPESMLASAAGLPVNDRGGIQVNEYMQTADPSIYAIGDAIEVKDYVLQTQAFIPLAGPANRQGRLVADHIYGKNNRYKGTLGSSIAKVFDLTVAATGVNEKRLKQMNLPYHAIHIHPSSHAGYYPGAYPISLKLLFHSETGQIYGAQAIGADGVDKRIDVIATAIKGNLNVWDLTELELSYAPPYSSAKDPVNYAGYVAANILDGLVETVQWHEIDELVENGATLIDVREPKEREAGYIAGSINIPLNDLRSRLKELPESETLYVTCQVGLRGYLAARILNEHGFRVKNLDGGWKTYSSVYKPS, encoded by the coding sequence ATGGGCAAAAAAATCGTCATTGTCGGCGGCGTAGCAGGTGGTGCCTCGGCAGCTGCCAGGCTGCGGAGATTGGATGAGAGCTCTGCCATTGTTTTAGTGGAACGCGGGGAATATATTTCGTTTGCCAACTGCGGTCTGCCCTACTATATAGGAGAAACTATAACCGACCGCAATAAGCTTATGGTGCAGACCGTACCCGGCCTTAGCCGCCGCTACGAGCTGGATATTCGCAATCTCAGCGAAGTTACGTCCATTCTGCGTGATAAAAAAATGGTTACGATTAAAAACCTTGCTACCGGCGAAACCTACACCGAGAGCTATGATTATCTAATCCTGTCGCCCGGCGCGAAGCCCGTGGTGCCGGATATTCCCGGCTTGTCCGAAGCTCGTAACGTATTCACGTTACGGAATATCCCGGACACCGACCGAATCAAGCGGTACGTGGATGAAGTCCAGCCGAAGGAAGCCGTTATTGTCGGGGGCGGGTTTATCGGGCTGGAAATGGCCGAGAATCTGGCGGATCGCGGCGTCCAGGTTACAGTCGTCGAAATGGCCAACCAGGTGATGGCTCCGCTGGATTACGAAATGGCGGCGATCGTTCAGTCGCACCTTAAAGAAAAAAAAGTTCGTCTGATTCTTGAGGATGGCGTAGAAGCATTTCATGACGGCGGCCAACAAATCGAGCTTTCCAGCGGCAAACGAATATCAACCGAGATGACGTTGCTTTCGATAGGCGTTCGGCCAGAGAGCATGCTGGCGTCGGCTGCCGGACTTCCCGTCAATGATCGCGGCGGAATTCAAGTTAACGAATATATGCAGACCGCCGACCCGAGCATTTATGCCATCGGCGATGCGATTGAGGTAAAGGATTATGTCCTTCAGACCCAGGCCTTTATCCCGCTCGCCGGTCCTGCCAATCGGCAGGGACGCTTGGTTGCGGATCATATCTATGGTAAAAACAATCGTTACAAAGGCACGCTCGGTTCGTCGATTGCCAAGGTATTTGATCTAACGGTTGCTGCGACAGGTGTTAACGAAAAGCGCCTAAAGCAGATGAACCTACCTTATCACGCCATCCATATTCACCCTTCGTCGCATGCCGGGTATTACCCCGGGGCGTATCCCATCTCCTTGAAGCTGTTATTCCATTCGGAAACAGGTCAAATCTATGGGGCGCAAGCGATTGGAGCAGATGGCGTGGACAAGCGAATCGATGTCATTGCTACAGCAATCAAGGGAAATCTCAATGTATGGGACTTGACGGAGCTGGAGCTTTCCTACGCGCCCCCTTATTCCTCCGCCAAAGACCCGGTTAACTATGCCGGATATGTTGCCGCCAACATCTTGGATGGCTTGGTTGAAACGGTCCAATGGCATGAAATCGACGAACTGGTTGAAAACGGTGCAACCTTAATCGACGTTCGCGAACCTAAGGAAAGGGAAGCCGGTTATATCGCAGGTTCCATTAACATACCCCTTAACGATCTGCGCAGCCGACTGAAGGAACTACCGGAGAGCGAAACGCTGTATGTGACTTGCCAGGTTGGGCTGCGCGGATATTTAGCGGCACGTATTTTGAACGAGCACGGCTTTCGGGTTAAGAATCTCGACGGCGGCTGGAAAACATACTCGTCCGTGTATAAGCCGTCCTAA
- a CDS encoding DsrE/DsrF/DrsH-like family protein: MTETKKTTIVLFSGDYDKAMAAYIIANGAAAYDHEVTIFHTFWGLNALRKDEDVLLPKKKSFIEKMFGKMMPRGSNHMGLSKMNFAGMGPKMIKDVIKKHNAVPLPQLIEMAQEQDVKLVACTMTMDLLGLQQEELLDGIEYAGVAAYLGDAQDGNVNLFI; encoded by the coding sequence GTGACAGAAACAAAAAAGACAACGATCGTATTATTCAGCGGCGATTATGACAAAGCAATGGCTGCCTATATTATCGCCAACGGTGCGGCCGCATACGACCATGAGGTGACGATTTTCCACACCTTCTGGGGGCTGAACGCATTGCGGAAGGATGAGGATGTCCTGCTGCCCAAGAAAAAAAGCTTCATAGAGAAGATGTTCGGAAAAATGATGCCGCGCGGATCCAACCACATGGGACTTTCAAAAATGAATTTTGCCGGGATGGGTCCCAAAATGATCAAGGACGTAATCAAGAAACACAATGCCGTTCCGCTTCCGCAATTGATCGAGATGGCGCAGGAGCAGGACGTGAAGCTGGTTGCATGCACGATGACGATGGATCTGCTTGGGCTGCAGCAAGAAGAACTGCTTGACGGTATTGAGTATGCGGGCGTTGCGGCGTATTTGGGCGACGCTCAGGATGGCAACGTTAACTTGTTCATTTAA
- a CDS encoding MATE family efflux transporter — translation MLVRLRTRMNGLLSNHLSGESMDYRQIFALFFPILIDQAFIIGLNLVNTAMISSSGVSAVSAVNMVDSLNIFLINVFVAVATGGTVVVAQYKGSGNAMMVSRASAATVTSVAMIALAIALLIIGLHQPVLNLLFGSASPEVLESARIYLIGSSTSFLGIAIVQAVCGALRGIGKTRASLALSLIMNLLYVLLNIVFITLLNMGVMGMTLAINIARFAGAACALYYLFKVDATLHIRLRDLFHFPISMLRKIMFIGLPFAAEQMFFNGGKLLTQVFIVSLGTYAIATNAIGSSLAAVFQIPASALSLTIVTVVGQCIGRGNIADARKFIKSFLWLGAISLALMGLILMPLYRPLVGLFNPPPEIVNDLFVVLLINTLVQVPLWSISFILPSALRAAGDSRFTSITSMLTMWLFRVILGYIMGIVLGWSILGVWLAMNCEWGVRGAIFLWRFRGKKWYAHKLI, via the coding sequence ATGTTGGTTCGATTACGAACCCGAATGAACGGTTTGCTCAGCAATCATTTATCCGGAGAGTCGATGGACTACCGGCAGATCTTCGCTTTATTTTTCCCGATTTTGATTGACCAGGCGTTTATTATCGGTTTGAACCTGGTCAACACGGCCATGATCAGCTCGTCCGGCGTATCGGCGGTCAGCGCCGTGAACATGGTGGATTCCTTGAATATCTTCTTGATTAATGTGTTTGTGGCGGTTGCAACCGGGGGCACCGTCGTTGTTGCGCAGTACAAGGGAAGCGGCAACGCGATGATGGTATCCCGGGCATCCGCCGCCACGGTAACTTCGGTGGCGATGATCGCTTTAGCGATCGCGCTGCTGATCATCGGCCTTCACCAGCCGGTGCTGAATCTGCTGTTCGGCTCAGCGTCGCCCGAAGTGCTGGAGAGTGCGCGGATTTATCTGATCGGAAGCAGCACTTCCTTTCTCGGGATTGCGATTGTGCAGGCGGTCTGCGGCGCGCTGAGGGGTATCGGCAAGACCCGCGCATCACTGGCGTTGTCGCTGATCATGAACCTGCTCTACGTTCTGCTGAACATCGTGTTCATCACGCTGCTGAATATGGGCGTTATGGGCATGACTCTGGCCATCAACATCGCCCGTTTTGCCGGGGCCGCCTGCGCGCTTTATTATCTGTTTAAAGTAGACGCAACGCTGCATATCCGCCTAAGGGACCTGTTTCATTTTCCGATATCGATGCTGCGCAAAATTATGTTTATCGGGCTTCCGTTCGCAGCCGAGCAGATGTTCTTTAACGGAGGAAAGCTGTTAACCCAAGTGTTTATCGTCAGCCTGGGAACGTACGCCATAGCAACGAACGCAATCGGATCTTCGCTTGCGGCCGTCTTTCAGATTCCAGCCAGCGCGTTGTCTTTAACGATTGTGACCGTCGTCGGTCAATGCATCGGCCGCGGTAATATAGCGGATGCCCGGAAGTTCATCAAATCTTTTTTGTGGCTTGGCGCTATCTCGCTGGCCTTGATGGGTTTGATTTTGATGCCGCTCTACCGCCCGCTGGTCGGGTTGTTCAACCCGCCTCCGGAAATCGTGAACGATCTGTTCGTGGTGCTGTTGATTAATACGCTTGTACAGGTTCCGCTATGGTCGATAAGCTTTATTCTGCCATCGGCGCTGCGTGCGGCAGGCGACTCGCGTTTTACGTCGATCACTTCGATGCTGACCATGTGGCTGTTCCGGGTGATTCTCGGTTATATTATGGGGATCGTTCTGGGCTGGAGCATTCTTGGCGTATGGCTGGCCATGAACTGCGAATGGGGCGTGCGAGGAGCGATCTTCCTATGGCGCTTCCGCGGCAAGAAATGGTATGCGCATAAACTGATTTAG